Proteins encoded by one window of Azospirillum brasilense:
- a CDS encoding DUF6803 family protein produces the protein MTMTHYMELLAVNQPWNLLIFMAVPVILAETVAISELYLLYTRDYDGPVRRLNRWAGITVGVYFTGVFAYLMQNAVVPLTVSGGWRGPADVLAVGFYLAGIVPLGGIALLDLGLIGRGRGEHGRMAIHAGLVGLFLIVAHIAMIFGMLDPTLLTGAAAAGGHTMH, from the coding sequence ATGACCATGACCCACTACATGGAACTGCTGGCCGTCAACCAGCCCTGGAACCTGCTGATCTTCATGGCGGTCCCCGTCATCCTGGCCGAGACGGTGGCGATCAGCGAATTGTACCTGCTCTACACCCGCGATTATGACGGCCCGGTGCGGCGGCTGAACCGCTGGGCCGGCATCACCGTCGGCGTCTATTTCACGGGTGTCTTCGCGTATCTGATGCAGAACGCGGTCGTTCCGCTGACCGTGTCCGGTGGTTGGCGCGGGCCGGCGGACGTGCTGGCGGTGGGCTTCTACCTCGCCGGCATCGTTCCGCTCGGCGGCATCGCGCTGCTGGACCTCGGGCTGATCGGCCGGGGCCGCGGCGAGCATGGCCGCATGGCGATCCACGCGGGGCTGGTCGGGCTGTTCCTGATCGTCGCCCACATCGCCATGATCTTCGGCATGCTGGACCCGACGCTGCTCACCGGTGCCGCCGCAGCCGGCGGGCACACGATGCACTGA
- a CDS encoding pyridoxal-phosphate dependent enzyme has protein sequence MPSAHATRLPSVSVRRDAEDRLPSWLPLSAIEDAAERLHGRIVRTPLLPAPVLGRDVWLKAETFQATGAFKERGALNRLLRLTALERAAGVVAMSAGNHAAGLALHAQRLGVAATIVMPVTAPRCKVERTEALGAEVVLSGATVGEAKTRALQLAAERRLTFVHPYDDPDVIAGQGTVGLEVLADRPDLETLVVPVGGGGLLAGMAAAVKARKPSVTVVGVRLARRRGPTLADGIAVDALGKLPQALLAGFVDALVEVEEAEVAAAMRTLHGSFGMVAEGAGAAAMAALLAGKAPAEGQTVAVLSGRNVDSDTLVRTLAAA, from the coding sequence ATGCCGTCCGCGCACGCCACCCGTCTGCCTTCCGTTTCCGTCCGCCGTGATGCCGAAGACCGTCTGCCGTCCTGGCTCCCCCTCTCCGCCATCGAGGACGCCGCCGAGCGTCTGCACGGGCGGATCGTCCGCACGCCGCTGTTGCCCGCGCCGGTGCTGGGGCGTGACGTCTGGCTGAAGGCGGAGACCTTCCAGGCGACCGGCGCCTTCAAGGAGCGCGGCGCGCTGAACCGTCTGCTGCGCCTGACGGCGCTGGAGCGCGCTGCCGGTGTCGTCGCCATGTCGGCGGGCAACCACGCCGCCGGTCTGGCGCTGCACGCCCAGCGGCTCGGGGTGGCGGCGACCATCGTCATGCCGGTCACCGCGCCGCGCTGCAAGGTTGAGCGGACGGAGGCGCTGGGCGCCGAGGTCGTGCTGTCCGGGGCCACCGTGGGGGAGGCGAAGACCCGCGCGCTGCAACTGGCGGCGGAACGGCGGCTGACCTTCGTGCATCCCTACGACGATCCGGACGTGATCGCCGGGCAGGGCACGGTGGGGCTGGAGGTGCTGGCCGACCGTCCGGACCTTGAGACGCTGGTGGTGCCGGTGGGAGGGGGCGGCCTGCTGGCCGGCATGGCGGCGGCGGTGAAGGCGCGCAAGCCCTCCGTCACCGTGGTCGGGGTGCGGCTGGCGCGCCGGCGGGGGCCGACCCTGGCCGACGGGATCGCGGTGGACGCGCTGGGCAAGCTGCCGCAGGCCCTGCTGGCCGGCTTCGTGGACGCCCTGGTCGAGGTGGAAGAGGCGGAGGTCGCGGCGGCGATGCGGACCCTGCACGGCTCGTTCGGCATGGTGGCGGAAGGCGCCGGGGCGGCGGCCATGGCGGCGCTTCTGGCTGGGAAGGCGCCGGCGGAGGGGCAGACCGTCGCCGTGCTGTCCGGCCGCAACGTGGATTCCGACACGCTGGTGCGGACGCTCGCCGCCGCTTGA
- a CDS encoding AAA family ATPase, giving the protein MRFTGTDSYVATDDLMVAVNAAITLERPLLVKGEPGTGKTVLAQEVARALNKPLLAWHIKSTTKAQQGLYEYDAVSRLRDSQLGEERVHDIGNYIVRGKLWEAFEAPEPPVLLIDEIDKADIEFPNDLLLELDRMEFHVYETRQTVKAARRPLVIITSNNEKELPDAFLRRCFFHYIRFPDRDTMERIVDVHYPGLKQDLLREAMTLFYSLREVPGLKKKPSTSELLDWIKLLMVEDVDPETLRAKDARSLIPPLCGALLKNEQDVHLLERLAFLAKREGR; this is encoded by the coding sequence ATGCGCTTCACCGGCACCGACTCCTACGTCGCCACCGACGATCTGATGGTGGCCGTCAACGCGGCCATCACGCTTGAGCGCCCGCTGCTGGTGAAGGGGGAGCCGGGCACCGGCAAGACCGTGCTGGCCCAGGAGGTCGCCCGGGCCCTGAACAAGCCGCTGCTTGCCTGGCACATCAAGTCCACCACAAAGGCGCAGCAGGGCCTCTACGAGTACGACGCGGTCAGCCGCCTGCGCGACAGCCAGCTCGGTGAGGAGCGGGTGCACGACATCGGCAACTACATCGTGCGCGGCAAGCTGTGGGAGGCGTTCGAGGCGCCCGAGCCCCCCGTGCTGTTGATCGACGAGATCGACAAGGCCGACATCGAGTTTCCCAACGACCTGCTGCTCGAACTCGATCGCATGGAGTTCCACGTCTACGAGACGCGGCAGACCGTCAAGGCGGCGCGGCGCCCCCTCGTCATCATCACCTCCAACAACGAGAAGGAACTGCCGGACGCCTTCCTGCGCCGCTGCTTCTTCCATTACATCCGCTTCCCCGACCGCGACACCATGGAGCGGATCGTGGACGTCCATTATCCCGGCCTGAAGCAGGACCTGCTGCGCGAGGCGATGACGCTGTTCTACAGCTTGCGCGAGGTGCCGGGGCTGAAGAAGAAGCCTTCCACGTCGGAGCTTCTCGACTGGATCAAGCTGCTGATGGTCGAGGACGTGGACCCCGAGACCCTGCGCGCCAAGGACGCCCGCAGCCTGATACCGCCGCTGTGCGGTGCGCTTTTGAAGAACGAGCAGGACGTTCACCTGCTGGAACGGCTGGCTTTTCTCGCCAAGCGGGAAGGGCGCTAG
- a CDS encoding DUF962 domain-containing protein, whose translation MATDPNFWPDYLEQHRDPTNRALHVAGTLSAAALLGVGLARRDWRALVAAPLVGYGAAWLGHFLVERNRPRTLDAPLASLAADIRMAGLALTGQLAREYRRYGIPDRPGLVIRQHPPSAPAPALERVAPDGTRGS comes from the coding sequence ATGGCGACCGATCCCAATTTCTGGCCCGATTATCTGGAACAGCACCGCGACCCGACGAACCGGGCGCTGCACGTCGCCGGCACGCTGTCGGCGGCGGCCCTGTTGGGGGTGGGACTGGCCCGCCGCGACTGGCGGGCGCTGGTGGCGGCGCCGCTGGTCGGGTACGGAGCGGCGTGGCTGGGCCATTTCCTGGTGGAGCGCAACCGGCCCAGGACGCTGGACGCGCCGCTGGCCTCGCTGGCCGCAGACATCCGCATGGCCGGGCTGGCCCTGACCGGCCAGTTGGCGCGGGAATACCGGCGCTACGGCATTCCCGACCGCCCCGGCCTCGTGATCCGCCAGCACCCGCCGAGCGCACCCGCTCCGGCTTTGGAGAGGGTAGCGCCGGACGGGACGCGCGGTAGTTAG
- the alaS gene encoding alanine--tRNA ligase, translating into MKTANDIRRTFLDFFAKNGHQIVESSPLVPRNDPTLMFTNAGMVQFKNVFTGAEQRPYSRATTSQKCVRAGGKHNDLDNVGYTARHHTFFEMLGNFSFGDYFKDDAIAFAWNLVTKEFGLPADKLLVTVHSSDEDAAGIWRKVAGLSDDRIIRIPTDDNFWRMGDTGPCGPCSEIFFDHGPHIAGGPPGSPDQDGDRFIEIWNLVFMQYEQRGPDDLIALPKPSIDTGMGLERLAAVLQGKHDNYDIDLMRALIVASAEATKTAPDGAHAVSHRVIADHLRSCCFLIADGVLPSNEGRGYVLRRIMRRAMRHAHMIGAREPLMHRLVPALIQQMGDAYPELNRARALIVETLKLEETRFKQTLERGLRLLEDEVGRLGEGQPLPGDVAFKLYDTYGFPLDLTQDVLRTQGRPVDESGFKAAMDEQRRKARESWAGSGEATTEKLWYELKDELGATEFFGYDTEVAEGKVTAIVKGDARVEQAAVGDEVMVIVNQTPFYGESGGQVGDAGVIFSAEGTEVAVSDTQKKLGAVWAHVGTVTKGTLKVGDVVELRVDTERRSAIRANHSATHLLHEALRRRLGEHVTQKGSLVAQERLRFDISQPTGLTPADIAAVEDEVNRRILGNSEVVTRLMSPDEARASGAMALFGEKYGDEVRVVSMGGPHGELDRDYSIELCGGTHVRRTGDIGLFKIVAEGAVAAGVRRIEALTGTGAKAWLSERDHLLTEAASVLKVRPEDVPSRLAALVDERKKMERELAELRRQVAMGGGAKAEGGNEAKDIAGVKFAARVVEGLPAKDLKPMADELKKQVGSGVVVLIASNEGKASIVVGVTEDLTAKLSAVDLVRVGAEALGGKGGGGRPDMAQAGGPDAALAPAAVEAIEKAVAAKAAS; encoded by the coding sequence ATGAAGACCGCCAACGACATCCGCCGCACGTTCCTGGACTTTTTCGCGAAGAACGGCCACCAGATCGTGGAGTCGTCGCCGCTGGTTCCGCGCAACGACCCGACGCTGATGTTCACGAACGCCGGCATGGTGCAGTTCAAGAACGTCTTCACCGGGGCGGAGCAGCGGCCCTATTCACGGGCGACCACCTCGCAGAAGTGCGTGCGCGCGGGCGGCAAGCACAACGACCTGGACAATGTCGGCTACACGGCGCGGCACCACACCTTCTTCGAGATGCTGGGCAACTTCTCGTTCGGCGACTACTTCAAGGACGACGCGATCGCCTTCGCCTGGAATCTCGTGACGAAGGAGTTCGGGCTGCCGGCGGACAAGCTGCTGGTCACCGTCCACAGCTCCGACGAGGACGCGGCGGGCATCTGGCGCAAGGTCGCCGGCCTGTCGGACGACCGCATCATCCGCATCCCGACCGACGACAATTTCTGGCGCATGGGCGACACCGGCCCCTGCGGCCCCTGCTCGGAGATCTTCTTCGACCATGGTCCGCACATCGCCGGCGGTCCTCCGGGTTCGCCCGACCAGGACGGCGACCGCTTCATCGAGATCTGGAACCTCGTGTTCATGCAGTATGAGCAGCGCGGTCCCGACGACCTGATCGCCCTGCCGAAGCCGTCGATCGACACCGGCATGGGGCTGGAGCGTCTGGCCGCCGTGCTCCAGGGCAAGCACGACAATTACGACATCGACCTGATGCGGGCGCTGATCGTGGCCTCCGCCGAGGCGACGAAGACCGCGCCGGACGGCGCGCACGCCGTCTCGCACCGGGTCATCGCCGACCATCTGCGCTCCTGCTGCTTCCTGATCGCCGACGGCGTGCTGCCGTCGAACGAGGGCCGCGGCTATGTGCTGCGTCGCATCATGCGCCGCGCCATGCGCCACGCCCACATGATCGGCGCCCGCGAGCCGCTGATGCACCGCCTCGTCCCGGCGCTGATCCAGCAGATGGGCGATGCCTATCCGGAGCTGAACCGCGCCCGCGCCCTGATCGTCGAGACGCTGAAGCTGGAGGAGACCCGCTTCAAGCAGACGCTGGAGCGCGGCCTGCGCCTGCTGGAGGACGAGGTCGGCCGCCTGGGCGAAGGGCAGCCGCTGCCCGGCGACGTGGCGTTCAAGCTGTACGACACCTACGGCTTCCCGCTCGACCTGACCCAGGACGTGCTGCGCACCCAGGGCCGTCCGGTCGATGAGAGCGGCTTCAAGGCCGCCATGGACGAGCAGCGCCGCAAGGCCCGCGAATCCTGGGCCGGCTCGGGCGAAGCGACGACCGAGAAGCTGTGGTACGAGCTGAAGGACGAGCTGGGCGCCACGGAGTTCTTCGGCTACGACACCGAGGTCGCCGAGGGCAAGGTGACCGCCATCGTCAAGGGCGACGCCCGCGTCGAGCAGGCCGCCGTCGGGGACGAGGTGATGGTCATCGTCAACCAGACGCCCTTCTACGGCGAGTCGGGCGGTCAGGTCGGCGACGCCGGCGTGATCTTCTCCGCCGAGGGCACCGAGGTCGCCGTCTCCGACACCCAGAAGAAGCTGGGCGCCGTCTGGGCCCATGTCGGCACGGTCACCAAGGGCACGCTGAAGGTCGGCGACGTGGTGGAGCTGCGCGTGGACACGGAGCGCCGCTCGGCCATCCGCGCCAACCACTCGGCCACCCACCTGCTGCACGAGGCGCTGCGCCGCCGCCTGGGCGAGCATGTCACCCAGAAGGGCTCGCTGGTCGCCCAGGAGCGCCTGCGCTTCGACATCAGCCAGCCGACCGGCCTGACCCCGGCGGACATCGCCGCGGTCGAGGACGAGGTGAACCGCCGCATCCTCGGCAACAGCGAGGTCGTCACCCGCCTGATGTCCCCGGACGAGGCCCGCGCTTCCGGCGCCATGGCCCTGTTCGGCGAGAAGTACGGCGACGAGGTGCGCGTCGTCTCCATGGGCGGCCCGCACGGTGAGCTGGACCGCGACTACTCGATCGAGCTGTGCGGCGGCACGCACGTCCGCCGCACCGGCGACATCGGCCTGTTCAAGATCGTCGCCGAGGGCGCCGTCGCCGCGGGTGTGCGCCGCATCGAGGCGCTGACCGGCACCGGCGCCAAGGCATGGCTGTCGGAACGCGACCATCTGCTGACCGAGGCGGCGTCCGTGCTGAAGGTCCGTCCGGAAGACGTCCCGTCGCGCCTCGCCGCGCTGGTCGACGAGCGCAAGAAGATGGAGCGCGAGCTGGCCGAACTCCGCCGTCAGGTCGCTATGGGCGGTGGCGCCAAGGCCGAGGGCGGCAACGAGGCCAAGGACATCGCGGGTGTCAAGTTCGCCGCCCGCGTGGTCGAGGGTCTGCCGGCCAAGGACCTGAAGCCGATGGCCGACGAGCTGAAGAAGCAGGTCGGTTCCGGCGTCGTCGTTCTGATCGCGTCGAACGAGGGCAAGGCGTCCATCGTCGTCGGCGTCACCGAGGATCTGACGGCCAAGCTCAGCGCCGTCGATCTGGTGCGCGTCGGTGCGGAGGCGCTGGGCGGGAAGGGCGGCGGCGGCCGTCCGGACATGGCCCAGGCCGGTGGTCCGGATGCCGCGCTGGCGCCCGCCGCGGTCGAGGCCATCGAGAAGGCCGTGGCGGCCAAGGCCGCCTCCTAA
- a CDS encoding bleomycin resistance protein, with protein MAVQFERVTPILPVRDVRAALAHYRRLGFEASAYNDTDEDPIYGFLVWGDVSLHLTLVPDLEPARSTTACYLYVNDADALHAAWQAAKVDGRLTAPADTPYGLREFAHIDPDGNLLRIGAPITPNSR; from the coding sequence ATGGCTGTGCAGTTCGAACGGGTAACGCCGATTTTGCCGGTCCGGGACGTCCGCGCAGCGCTCGCCCATTACCGGCGTCTTGGCTTCGAGGCGTCCGCCTACAACGATACGGATGAGGACCCCATTTATGGTTTTCTTGTCTGGGGCGACGTGAGTCTTCACTTGACGCTGGTTCCCGACCTGGAGCCAGCACGCTCAACCACAGCCTGCTATCTCTACGTCAACGACGCTGACGCGTTGCATGCGGCGTGGCAGGCCGCCAAAGTCGATGGTCGTCTGACCGCCCCGGCCGACACGCCCTATGGCCTGCGCGAGTTTGCCCATATCGATCCGGACGGCAATCTGCTGCGGATCGGCGCGCCCATAACTCCGAATTCCAGATAA
- the recA gene encoding recombinase RecA, with product MSSAQLRLVEKDSMDKQKALDAALAQIERAFGKGSIMKLGARENTVETEVVSTGSLGLDIALGIGGLPRGRIIEIYGPESSGKTTLALHAIAQAQKGGGTCAFVDAEHALDPSYARKLGVNVDELLISQPDAGEQALEIADTLVRSGAVDVLVVDSVAALVPRAELEGEMGDSHVGLHARLMSQALRKLTGSIAKSNCLVIFINQIRLKIGVMFGNPETTTGGNALKFYASVRLDIRRIGAIKDRETVVGNQTRVKVVKNKMAPPFRVVEFDIMYGEGVSKVGELLDLGIQAGVVEKSGAWFSYDGTRIGQGRENAKNYLRNNPATADAIEAKIRGNAGLVADAMMGTPETDGDAATPE from the coding sequence ATGTCGTCCGCACAGCTTCGTTTGGTCGAGAAGGATTCCATGGATAAGCAGAAGGCCCTGGATGCCGCTCTGGCGCAGATCGAGCGCGCCTTTGGCAAGGGCTCGATCATGAAGCTCGGCGCCCGCGAGAACACGGTCGAGACGGAGGTGGTTTCCACCGGCTCGCTCGGCCTCGACATCGCGCTGGGCATCGGCGGCCTGCCGCGCGGCCGCATCATCGAGATCTACGGACCGGAAAGCTCGGGCAAGACGACGCTGGCGCTGCACGCCATCGCCCAGGCCCAGAAGGGCGGCGGCACCTGCGCCTTCGTGGACGCGGAGCACGCCCTGGACCCGTCCTACGCCCGCAAGCTGGGCGTGAACGTGGATGAGCTGCTGATCTCCCAGCCCGACGCCGGCGAGCAGGCGTTGGAGATCGCCGACACGCTGGTGCGCTCCGGCGCCGTCGACGTGCTGGTGGTCGACTCGGTGGCCGCCCTGGTGCCGCGCGCCGAGCTGGAAGGCGAGATGGGCGACAGCCACGTCGGCCTGCACGCCCGCCTGATGAGCCAGGCGCTGCGCAAGCTGACCGGCTCCATCGCCAAGTCGAACTGCCTGGTGATCTTCATCAACCAGATCCGCCTGAAGATCGGCGTGATGTTCGGCAACCCGGAGACGACGACCGGCGGCAACGCGCTGAAGTTCTACGCCTCCGTCCGTCTGGACATCCGCCGCATCGGCGCGATCAAGGACCGCGAGACGGTGGTGGGCAACCAGACCCGCGTGAAGGTGGTGAAGAACAAGATGGCCCCGCCGTTCCGCGTGGTCGAGTTCGACATCATGTACGGCGAGGGCGTGTCGAAGGTGGGCGAGCTTCTCGACCTCGGAATCCAGGCCGGCGTGGTGGAGAAGTCAGGCGCGTGGTTCAGCTACGACGGCACCCGCATCGGCCAGGGCCGCGAGAACGCCAAGAACTACTTGCGCAACAACCCGGCCACGGCCGACGCCATCGAGGCGAAGATCCGCGGCAACGCCGGCCTTGTCGCCGACGCGATGATGGGCACCCCGGAAACCGACGGGGACGCCGCCACGCCGGAGTGA
- a CDS encoding class I SAM-dependent methyltransferase, producing the protein MTTAHSTLDRMIDRLTTQRVALGWAAGCVAGTPGLVMEIGLGKGRTYDHLRHLFPPRDILVFDMWARVPASLRPDEDRLLLGDFRDTLPAAAERFHGAVRLAHADIGSAREDAEDGIRQWIGGLIEPFLAPGALVLSDRPIGAGRRGWEALDVPGTDRWAYHGWRVG; encoded by the coding sequence ATGACGACCGCCCACTCCACGCTCGACCGGATGATCGACCGCCTCACCACCCAGCGCGTCGCGCTCGGCTGGGCCGCCGGCTGCGTCGCTGGGACCCCCGGCCTGGTGATGGAAATCGGTCTGGGAAAGGGCCGCACCTACGACCATCTGCGCCACCTGTTCCCGCCGCGCGACATCCTGGTGTTCGATATGTGGGCGCGTGTTCCCGCGTCCCTGCGCCCGGACGAGGACCGGCTGCTCCTGGGTGACTTCCGCGACACGCTGCCGGCCGCGGCGGAGCGCTTCCACGGCGCGGTGCGGCTGGCCCACGCCGACATCGGCAGCGCGCGGGAGGACGCGGAGGACGGCATCCGCCAGTGGATCGGCGGGTTGATCGAACCCTTCCTGGCGCCGGGCGCCCTCGTCCTGTCGGACCGCCCGATCGGCGCCGGGCGTCGCGGGTGGGAGGCTCTCGACGTGCCGGGAACGGACCGCTGGGCCTATCACGGCTGGCGCGTCGGATAA
- a CDS encoding hybrid sensor histidine kinase/response regulator yields MDDTTSSFADSAPAGHRSDGAAGVAERPGGAVATGVLAVLLVAGLVAAGTGVILDRDPLAWAGLTAAGTGALALALRMVRARRRAARVGALLGSALEGLPSGQLVCDGAGHVVFVNSTFRSLTGWSEGEPPLRALERQFADDADSADAFRRLCERVKGGYSGSIELAVRQQGRAAEWRRIQGQPIDGHAGAVMWRVEDITARRELEQVTRREQTQLVDFMDHAPIGFFSVDQDGHFQFVNATLAKWLGCAPEELVEGGRRLHDVLAHPPAASAPYDLLEGGGLEQRGEIAMHGLQGRRFQAYVAQSVVRGEDGRISHTRSVVRDLTPEREWQEALRLSEQRFQRFFEDAPIGIALVDEGGRLAECNQAFLALIGSEAGNVLGRGMADLIVPAERAMVTERLTAVQGGANPAAPLEVRLTGGRELVAQLYARRLGGVGPEGAAGLILHFIDMTERKGLEAQFAQSQKMQAVGQLAGGVAHDFNNLLTAMIGFCDLLLLRHKPGDQSFSDIMQIKQNANRAANLVRQLLAFSRQQTLQPRILSVTDVLAELGNLMRRLIGENIELKMLHGRDIGYVKVDQNQLEQVIINLVVNARDAMAGGGRLTIVTSNHVVELAQRREHETIPAGEYVSIEVIDTGCGIPRENLQRIFEPFFTTKGVGSGTGLGLSTVYGIVRQTGGFVLVESEKGEGTTFTILLPRHKGEARPDQGEPRERRGSDLTGSGTIMLVEDEDAVRVFSARALRNKGYQVLEAKNGEAALQQIGTDGSRIDLLITDVVMPQMDGPTLARHVRQMRPDMRVIFISGYAEDRLGEIDGVEVAHFLPKPFSLKQLASKVKEVIRDGK; encoded by the coding sequence GTGGACGACACGACCTCTTCCTTTGCCGACAGCGCTCCCGCCGGCCACCGCAGCGATGGTGCCGCGGGGGTGGCGGAACGGCCCGGCGGCGCCGTCGCCACCGGGGTGCTCGCGGTGCTTCTCGTGGCCGGGCTGGTGGCGGCGGGAACCGGGGTGATCCTGGACCGCGACCCGCTGGCCTGGGCCGGTCTGACCGCCGCGGGGACCGGGGCCCTGGCCCTGGCGCTCCGCATGGTCCGCGCGCGCCGGCGGGCGGCCCGCGTCGGCGCGCTGCTGGGAAGCGCGCTGGAGGGGCTTCCGTCCGGCCAGCTCGTCTGCGACGGGGCCGGGCATGTGGTCTTCGTCAACAGCACCTTCCGTTCGCTGACCGGCTGGAGCGAGGGCGAGCCGCCGCTGCGTGCGCTCGAACGCCAGTTCGCCGACGATGCGGACAGCGCCGACGCCTTCCGACGCCTGTGCGAGCGCGTGAAGGGCGGCTATTCCGGCTCCATCGAGCTGGCGGTCCGCCAGCAGGGCCGTGCCGCCGAATGGCGCCGCATCCAGGGCCAGCCCATCGACGGGCACGCCGGGGCGGTGATGTGGCGCGTCGAGGACATCACCGCGCGGCGCGAGCTGGAGCAGGTGACGCGGCGCGAGCAGACCCAGCTCGTCGATTTCATGGACCACGCGCCGATCGGCTTCTTCTCGGTGGACCAGGACGGGCATTTCCAGTTCGTCAACGCGACCCTGGCGAAGTGGCTGGGCTGCGCGCCGGAGGAGCTGGTCGAGGGCGGCCGCCGCCTGCACGACGTGCTGGCCCACCCGCCCGCCGCCTCCGCTCCCTACGACCTCCTGGAGGGTGGGGGGCTGGAGCAGCGTGGCGAGATCGCCATGCACGGGCTCCAGGGACGCCGCTTCCAGGCCTATGTCGCGCAGAGCGTGGTGAGGGGCGAGGACGGGCGGATTTCCCACACCCGCTCGGTCGTGCGCGACCTGACGCCGGAGCGCGAGTGGCAGGAGGCCCTGCGCCTGTCCGAGCAGCGCTTCCAGCGCTTTTTCGAGGACGCGCCCATCGGCATCGCGCTGGTGGACGAGGGCGGGCGGCTGGCCGAATGCAACCAGGCCTTCCTGGCGCTGATCGGCAGCGAGGCCGGCAACGTCCTCGGGCGGGGCATGGCCGACCTGATCGTCCCGGCGGAGCGCGCCATGGTGACCGAGCGGCTGACCGCCGTGCAAGGCGGCGCCAACCCCGCCGCCCCGCTGGAGGTGCGGCTGACCGGCGGGCGCGAGCTGGTGGCCCAGCTCTACGCGCGGCGGCTCGGAGGGGTGGGGCCGGAAGGGGCGGCGGGGCTGATCCTGCATTTCATCGACATGACCGAGCGCAAGGGGCTGGAGGCCCAGTTCGCCCAGTCGCAGAAGATGCAGGCGGTCGGCCAGCTGGCCGGCGGCGTCGCCCACGACTTCAACAACCTGCTGACCGCGATGATCGGCTTCTGCGATCTGCTGCTGCTGCGCCACAAGCCGGGCGACCAGTCCTTCAGCGACATCATGCAGATCAAGCAGAACGCCAACCGCGCGGCCAACCTCGTGCGGCAGCTTCTGGCCTTCTCGCGCCAGCAGACGCTTCAGCCGCGCATCCTGAGCGTGACCGACGTCTTGGCCGAGCTTGGCAACCTGATGCGCCGGCTGATCGGCGAGAACATCGAGCTGAAGATGCTCCACGGCCGGGACATCGGCTACGTCAAGGTCGACCAGAACCAGCTGGAGCAGGTCATCATCAACCTCGTGGTCAACGCGCGCGACGCCATGGCCGGGGGCGGGCGGCTGACCATCGTCACCTCCAACCATGTGGTCGAGCTGGCGCAGCGCCGTGAGCACGAGACGATACCGGCCGGCGAGTATGTGTCCATCGAGGTGATCGACACCGGCTGCGGCATCCCCAGGGAGAATCTCCAGCGCATCTTCGAGCCCTTCTTCACCACCAAGGGCGTGGGGTCTGGCACCGGGCTGGGCTTGTCCACCGTCTACGGCATCGTCCGCCAGACCGGCGGCTTCGTGCTGGTCGAATCGGAGAAGGGGGAGGGGACGACCTTCACCATCCTGCTGCCCCGCCACAAGGGCGAGGCCCGTCCCGACCAGGGCGAGCCGCGGGAACGGCGCGGCAGCGACCTGACCGGTTCCGGCACCATCATGCTGGTCGAGGACGAGGACGCCGTGCGCGTCTTCTCCGCCCGCGCGCTGCGCAACAAGGGCTATCAGGTGCTGGAGGCCAAGAACGGCGAGGCGGCGTTGCAGCAGATCGGCACGGACGGCAGCCGCATCGACCTGCTGATCACCGACGTGGTGATGCCGCAGATGGACGGACCGACCCTGGCCCGCCATGTCCGGCAAATGCGCCCGGACATGCGGGTGATCTTCATCTCCGGCTACGCCGAGGATCGGCTGGGCGAGATCGACGGGGTCGAGGTCGCCCACTTCCTGCCCAAGCCCTTCTCCCTGAAGCAGCTCGCCTCCAAGGTGAAGGAGGTCATCCGCGACGGGAAGTGA